The Bacillus kexueae genome has a segment encoding these proteins:
- a CDS encoding cation acetate symporter, giving the protein MISTLFEPKYFLTFILLGTIVYITYLTKRNTTSSDYFVGGRSFGWFTNGSAIAGDYLSAATFLGLAGLTFALGYDGAYYAFCFSIGLTLLAIFVAGPLRRFGAYTVADFLAYRFHSKRARLVAVAVVLAISGFYAAPQLLGAAQILTMFFGTSYEFGIIFTCSVMIFYVGVGGMKGTTLNQALELWIRLGAFVLMVAAAVYGGLHYDKILAAISEFKGVVVGTGQFAPDGQDVSFDGSTWTGTGNFFPNFWQTLSMTIGLSLGTIGLPHILLRFYTNPDGRSARKSAIMAISIASLFFFFAVYLGVVGRSIFLSGNASDAVMKDLVAGGTNMVIPSTAQALGGEWLLGLVIAGAFAAIFSNLSGLFIASSGAVAHDLYASLFKKNLGEKERVVAGKVAIVLLGIFYGILGLMVKDASIGHLVALAFTVAASTFTPIFILGIWWRGMTEKGAIAGLVMGLLSSMYMIFFADTLPAFLQLKVPGIITVPIGFLSVYLVSKWDRKVPADVNDFMRKVHSKESDAA; this is encoded by the coding sequence ATGATTTCTACATTATTTGAACCAAAGTATTTTTTAACATTTATCCTACTTGGAACTATCGTTTATATCACCTATTTAACAAAACGAAACACAACTTCTTCAGATTACTTTGTAGGTGGTCGAAGCTTTGGGTGGTTTACAAACGGTTCTGCCATTGCAGGTGATTATTTAAGTGCAGCTACGTTTTTAGGATTAGCGGGTCTTACTTTTGCCTTAGGATATGATGGAGCATATTATGCGTTTTGTTTCTCCATCGGGTTAACTCTCTTGGCTATTTTCGTTGCCGGACCGCTTAGACGTTTTGGAGCATATACCGTAGCGGATTTTTTAGCGTACCGCTTCCATTCAAAACGAGCAAGACTTGTAGCGGTAGCTGTCGTATTAGCCATTTCAGGGTTTTACGCTGCACCGCAATTACTGGGAGCAGCTCAGATATTAACGATGTTTTTCGGTACAAGTTATGAATTTGGTATTATTTTCACTTGTTCAGTCATGATTTTTTATGTTGGCGTTGGTGGAATGAAAGGCACGACGTTGAACCAAGCTTTAGAGCTTTGGATTCGTCTAGGTGCATTCGTCCTAATGGTAGCTGCAGCTGTTTATGGCGGTTTGCATTATGACAAAATTTTAGCAGCCATCAGTGAATTCAAAGGGGTTGTTGTCGGTACAGGCCAATTTGCACCAGATGGACAAGATGTATCGTTTGACGGCTCGACGTGGACGGGTACTGGAAACTTCTTCCCTAACTTTTGGCAAACTTTATCCATGACAATTGGATTATCACTCGGTACGATTGGTCTCCCTCACATACTTCTTCGATTCTACACAAATCCAGACGGTCGTTCAGCACGTAAATCTGCTATTATGGCTATTTCAATCGCAAGTTTATTCTTCTTCTTTGCTGTATATTTAGGCGTTGTCGGTCGCTCCATCTTTTTAAGTGGAAACGCGAGCGATGCTGTTATGAAAGACTTAGTAGCTGGGGGAACAAATATGGTTATCCCATCTACTGCACAGGCACTTGGCGGGGAATGGTTGCTTGGTTTAGTCATTGCGGGTGCATTCGCAGCTATCTTCTCGAATCTATCCGGTTTATTTATCGCAAGTTCTGGAGCTGTAGCTCATGATTTGTACGCAAGCTTATTTAAGAAAAATTTAGGCGAAAAAGAACGTGTTGTAGCTGGTAAAGTAGCCATTGTTCTATTAGGTATTTTCTATGGAATTTTAGGTTTAATGGTTAAAGATGCTTCTATCGGACATCTTGTCGCTCTTGCATTTACAGTCGCAGCTAGTACCTTTACGCCAATCTTTATTCTTGGAATTTGGTGGCGCGGAATGACGGAAAAAGGAGCCATTGCCGGTTTAGTCATGGGACTTCTTTCATCCATGTACATGATTTTCTTTGCTGATACACTTCCTGCTTTTCTTCAGTTAAAAGTACCAGGAATTATCACAGTTCCAATCGGCTTCTTATCTGTATACCTCGTGTCAAAATGGGATCGAAAAGTCCCTGCAGATGTAAACGACTTTATGCGTAAAGTACATTCAAAAGAATCGGATGCAGCTTAA
- a CDS encoding helix-turn-helix domain-containing protein, which produces MNIYLSIEKSEDKNFIINWLSNCMNEKMYTFTNISSEANLAIIEIRQLFDWLKISRLGKKNKNCKVIVILDPSLLKTSPLALDLGVQDILVKPLRKSHFVRKLKKVMERMESIQVDTPNYHEMYEEMETSTSIVKHHIPFEEAFLRRLLRGEVASEHEIIETKKYLPKLTIPNVVIFIQGFVKNLEKREKEGWHPSVLIRHHLESRFSEIGHDVSFLTYRKHLVLLAHVPSIYMRFKDWLEGEKILLDCIESLISDYSIYLFIGVGTIYREPIQLHHSYREGRKARRTPPFERLSLRYYDDITKNDTISKCTSYIMNHFHEEDLTVSRVAKSASISVPYFCRLFKQETGRSFVEYVTFVRLQHAVWQLRHTNKTIEQISDELGFNTPNYFSSTFKKYAGFSPSEYRATEEILFI; this is translated from the coding sequence ATGAACATCTATCTATCCATTGAAAAATCGGAGGATAAAAATTTCATAATCAACTGGTTATCGAATTGTATGAACGAAAAAATGTATACGTTTACAAATATCTCCAGCGAGGCGAATCTCGCAATTATTGAAATAAGACAACTGTTCGACTGGTTAAAAATTTCTCGATTAGGAAAGAAAAATAAAAATTGTAAAGTTATCGTTATCTTAGATCCATCATTATTAAAAACATCACCTCTTGCATTAGATTTAGGTGTCCAAGATATTCTCGTGAAACCGTTGCGGAAAAGTCATTTCGTTCGAAAGCTGAAAAAAGTTATGGAACGAATGGAGTCCATACAAGTTGATACTCCGAATTATCATGAGATGTATGAGGAGATGGAAACAAGTACATCCATAGTAAAACATCATATTCCGTTTGAAGAAGCGTTTTTACGACGATTGTTAAGAGGAGAAGTTGCATCAGAACATGAAATCATTGAAACCAAAAAATATTTACCTAAATTAACTATCCCTAACGTCGTCATTTTCATACAAGGGTTTGTGAAAAATCTCGAAAAACGAGAAAAAGAAGGGTGGCATCCATCTGTATTGATTCGCCATCATTTAGAAAGTCGCTTTTCAGAAATCGGGCATGACGTATCTTTTTTAACGTATCGTAAACACCTCGTTTTATTAGCACATGTTCCTTCAATTTATATGCGATTTAAAGATTGGTTGGAAGGGGAGAAAATACTCTTAGATTGTATCGAATCCTTAATTTCTGATTACAGTATTTACTTATTTATCGGAGTCGGAACGATCTACCGAGAACCTATTCAGCTTCACCATTCCTATCGGGAAGGAAGAAAGGCGAGGAGAACTCCACCTTTTGAGCGCCTATCGCTGCGATATTATGACGACATTACCAAAAATGACACCATTTCTAAATGCACATCCTATATTATGAATCATTTTCATGAAGAGGATTTAACAGTATCCCGCGTTGCCAAAAGCGCTTCTATTAGTGTTCCGTATTTTTGTCGACTATTTAAACAAGAAACCGGTCGAAGTTTTGTGGAATACGTAACGTTCGTTCGCTTACAACATGCAGTATGGCAGCTCAGACATACGAACAAAACCATTGAACAAATCTCGGATGAACTAGGGTTTAATACGCCAAATTACTTTAGTTCTACATTCAAAAAATATGCCGGTTTTTCACCAAGCGAATATCGGGCTACTGAGGAGATTTTGTTTATTTAA
- a CDS encoding GNAT family N-acetyltransferase, whose translation MIIRKATEDDVPNMMEIYNDAVRHLTATFDIQVKSLEDRLQWFRSFRDQNPLLVAEMDGKVVGYCGLSPFREKEAYKYTMEVSLYIDRTYRGKGIGKSLLQEMIEIAKVLQIHCLIAGITTGNEASVTLHERFGFEFIGRFKEVGFKFNEWQHVDFYQLLL comes from the coding sequence ATGATTATTCGAAAAGCTACTGAAGATGATGTCCCTAACATGATGGAAATTTATAATGATGCTGTACGCCATTTAACGGCAACGTTTGATATCCAAGTAAAATCGTTAGAAGATCGATTACAATGGTTTCGTTCCTTTCGTGATCAAAATCCATTATTAGTTGCAGAAATGGACGGGAAGGTAGTCGGCTATTGTGGTCTTTCTCCGTTTCGTGAAAAAGAAGCATACAAGTATACAATGGAAGTTTCCTTATACATAGATCGAACGTATCGAGGAAAAGGAATTGGAAAATCTCTCTTACAAGAAATGATTGAAATAGCAAAAGTCTTACAAATTCATTGTCTAATTGCAGGAATTACAACAGGAAATGAGGCAAGCGTTACATTACATGAACGATTCGGATTCGAATTTATTGGCCGATTTAAAGAAGTGGGATTTAAATTTAATGAGTGGCAGCATGTCGATTTTTACCAACTTTTATTATAA
- a CDS encoding DUF6944 family repetitive protein, with protein sequence MDNDHRLLELAGVWIQAAGTAISAIGNTIILTEKTIIAEEVGTKLVIYGNGLEATGNSFQAIATSKEFENTDGQSLSILGSWFQAGGNMTNVVAGTLSLKGLDREGNELDIIGDSLQSIGALFEAYAETLSKEEFSQLKLTGLSLQSAGALLEAVGVVYVLKGKEEVGEQIETFGSYAQTAGATIAAIATTKQYEYDSKKFHLGD encoded by the coding sequence ATGGACAATGACCATCGTCTACTTGAACTTGCTGGTGTATGGATACAGGCAGCAGGAACAGCTATCTCAGCTATCGGAAATACCATTATTCTAACAGAGAAGACGATTATCGCAGAAGAAGTCGGAACGAAGCTTGTAATCTATGGAAATGGTCTGGAGGCTACAGGGAATTCTTTTCAAGCCATTGCGACTTCAAAAGAGTTCGAGAATACTGATGGGCAATCTCTTTCGATTCTTGGTTCATGGTTTCAGGCTGGTGGGAACATGACGAACGTAGTAGCAGGAACACTTTCTTTAAAAGGCCTTGATAGAGAAGGAAATGAATTAGATATCATTGGGGACTCCCTTCAATCAATAGGGGCGCTATTTGAAGCTTATGCTGAAACGTTAAGTAAGGAAGAGTTTTCTCAACTCAAGCTTACAGGTCTCTCCTTGCAGTCTGCAGGCGCATTACTTGAAGCTGTTGGGGTTGTGTATGTTTTAAAAGGTAAGGAAGAAGTCGGTGAACAAATTGAAACGTTTGGTAGCTACGCTCAAACAGCTGGTGCAACGATTGCTGCTATTGCAACAACAAAACAATATGAGTATGATTCAAAGAAGTTTCATCTTGGAGATTAA
- the speD gene encoding adenosylmethionine decarboxylase, which yields METESHVTLHGFNNLTKSLSFNMYDICYTKTKEEREAYIAYIDDFYSAERLTTILKHVADIIGAHVLNIAKQDYVPQGASVTMLVSEGPVVEVPTETYEESPGPLPESVVLALDKSHITVHTYPEYHPHEGISTFRADIDVSTCGEISPLKALHYLIHSFEPDIMVIDYRVRGFTRDINGKKLYIDHDISSIQNYIPDEIKVKYDMIDVNVYQEHMFHTKCKLREFDLDQYLFGQTKDKVMEQEYHPITEILKKEMDEIFYGKNMDRT from the coding sequence GTGGAAACAGAATCCCATGTAACATTACACGGATTTAATAATTTAACAAAGTCATTAAGCTTTAACATGTATGATATTTGTTATACGAAAACGAAAGAAGAACGAGAAGCATACATTGCGTATATCGATGATTTTTATAGTGCAGAACGATTAACAACCATTTTAAAGCATGTAGCTGATATCATTGGAGCTCATGTTTTAAACATCGCGAAACAAGATTATGTCCCTCAAGGTGCAAGTGTCACGATGCTTGTGTCTGAAGGTCCTGTTGTAGAAGTACCTACTGAAACGTATGAAGAGTCACCAGGGCCATTACCAGAATCGGTTGTTCTTGCATTAGATAAAAGTCATATAACTGTTCATACATATCCTGAGTATCATCCACACGAAGGGATAAGCACATTTCGAGCGGATATTGATGTTTCGACATGTGGAGAAATTTCACCATTAAAAGCCCTTCATTATTTAATTCATTCGTTTGAACCTGATATTATGGTCATTGATTATCGAGTGCGTGGATTTACACGTGATATTAACGGGAAGAAGCTTTATATAGATCATGACATTTCATCCATTCAAAACTACATCCCGGACGAAATAAAGGTTAAATACGATATGATTGATGTGAACGTGTATCAAGAACATATGTTTCATACGAAATGTAAGCTTCGTGAATTCGATTTAGATCAATATTTATTTGGACAAACAAAAGATAAAGTTATGGAACAAGAATATCATCCTATTACAGAGATTTTGAAAAAGGAAATGGATGAAATTTTCTATGGAAAGAATATGGATAGAACCTAA
- the uvsE gene encoding UV DNA damage repair endonuclease UvsE, giving the protein MKLGYACVNMTIPSKFKTCRLKTVEKEGLSIIRKLAIENLNETIKILKWNIHHHIDFYRLSSDIIPFATHPINQWKWWEDDEVLRLTLTIRKLKEQSSSRLSMHPGQYSILNTPNDKVYHNSLLDFHYHAMLMELTGATDMITHVGGAYGDKEAAKKRFIKRYHDLPNEIKEKLKLENDDKIFTIHDVLDIHLETNIPICFDYHHHRCHHTNFELNDEITTIVQSWGESQVPKIHLSSGKTSPTDRAHHDFILLKDYFDAVSLFKGYNIDIMFEAKMKEKSVLRIKRALSRKVKRKNTFIKGE; this is encoded by the coding sequence ATGAAGCTTGGATACGCTTGCGTCAACATGACCATTCCGTCTAAATTTAAAACGTGTCGTTTAAAAACAGTAGAAAAGGAAGGCCTTTCGATTATTCGTAAACTGGCAATTGAAAATCTTAATGAAACGATTAAGATTCTTAAATGGAATATTCATCACCACATAGACTTTTACCGTTTAAGCAGCGATATTATTCCATTTGCCACTCATCCTATTAACCAATGGAAATGGTGGGAGGATGACGAAGTTTTACGTCTAACTTTAACTATCAGAAAACTAAAAGAACAAAGTAGCTCAAGGCTATCGATGCATCCTGGACAATATTCTATCTTAAATACACCGAATGATAAGGTCTATCATAATTCACTTCTTGATTTTCATTATCATGCAATGCTGATGGAATTAACGGGAGCAACCGATATGATTACTCACGTTGGTGGAGCATATGGAGATAAAGAAGCTGCGAAAAAACGATTCATTAAGAGGTATCATGATCTACCAAACGAAATAAAAGAAAAACTAAAGCTAGAAAACGACGATAAAATTTTTACAATTCATGATGTTCTTGACATCCACTTAGAGACAAATATCCCCATTTGCTTTGACTATCATCACCATCGTTGTCACCATACGAACTTTGAATTAAACGATGAAATCACTACAATCGTTCAAAGCTGGGGAGAATCTCAAGTCCCAAAAATTCATTTAAGCTCTGGTAAAACATCTCCAACCGATCGAGCACATCATGATTTTATTTTACTTAAAGATTATTTTGATGCCGTTTCCTTATTTAAAGGGTATAACATCGACATAATGTTTGAAGCAAAGATGAAAGAAAAGAGCGTATTACGCATAAAAAGGGCTCTTAGTCGAAAAGTTAAGAGAAAGAATACCTTCATCAAGGGAGAATAA
- a CDS encoding ATP-binding protein: MHATAYRVASKIAFIYIFIGVLWIIFSDQVSYFLSNNGMGDFLTFQRYKGWFFVLITGIVLFVLINKRTKQIIQSTNELKEKELELQANTLRYQSLFQQNPDAVFELSKEGMLLAINSAGQQMFQQTTSKLIGTSFLQFVQNHDSIYVEKRMNDVLKGDSATFEITFDGPIIVRMTLLPIVIKGDVTGLYGIAKDITEHKRNEELMIKNEKMYVIGQLAASVAHEIRNPLTSIKGFIQLMKEGSNDQQSHLQLILSEIERIEGITSEMLYLGKNESIQFETIEMTELIHQVTYLIHPEAKMYDTDIQIHTYEKPVHILGDPNLLKQVFINLLKNSIEAIKMKQDDSRGNIDIDLYTKLNKLFISIKDNGIGMDEDRIKRLGEPFYSTKEKGTGLGLAVSMKIMKRHHSTITFHSKKNKGTTVILTFPMKS, encoded by the coding sequence ATGCATGCAACAGCCTACCGCGTCGCTTCAAAAATAGCTTTCATCTATATTTTTATCGGTGTCTTATGGATTATTTTTTCCGATCAAGTCTCCTATTTTTTAAGTAACAATGGGATGGGGGACTTTCTAACTTTCCAACGGTATAAAGGGTGGTTTTTTGTCCTTATTACTGGAATCGTATTATTTGTACTCATTAATAAACGAACAAAACAAATTATTCAATCAACGAATGAATTGAAAGAAAAAGAGCTTGAATTACAAGCAAATACGTTACGATATCAATCGTTATTTCAACAAAATCCAGATGCAGTGTTTGAATTAAGTAAGGAAGGAATGCTATTAGCGATTAATTCTGCCGGTCAACAAATGTTTCAACAAACCACCTCAAAACTTATTGGGACATCCTTTTTACAATTTGTTCAAAATCATGATTCAATTTATGTAGAAAAAAGAATGAATGATGTATTAAAAGGAGATTCTGCGACTTTTGAAATAACTTTTGATGGTCCAATCATTGTCCGGATGACCTTACTTCCGATTGTCATTAAGGGGGACGTAACAGGTCTATACGGCATTGCAAAAGATATAACCGAGCATAAACGTAATGAAGAGCTCATGATTAAAAATGAAAAAATGTATGTCATTGGTCAGCTTGCTGCTTCTGTTGCTCATGAAATTCGTAACCCATTAACATCGATTAAAGGGTTCATCCAGTTAATGAAAGAAGGGTCTAATGACCAACAGTCGCATTTGCAGCTTATCCTTTCTGAAATCGAAAGAATTGAAGGCATTACGAGCGAAATGCTTTACTTAGGTAAAAATGAGTCCATACAATTTGAAACTATTGAAATGACCGAATTAATTCACCAGGTGACCTATTTGATTCACCCGGAAGCAAAAATGTATGATACAGACATTCAAATCCACACATATGAAAAGCCCGTCCACATATTAGGGGATCCTAATCTACTTAAACAAGTATTCATTAATCTTTTGAAAAATAGTATTGAAGCCATCAAAATGAAACAAGATGACTCACGTGGAAACATTGACATTGATCTCTATACCAAGTTAAATAAACTTTTTATTTCAATAAAAGATAACGGAATTGGTATGGATGAAGATCGGATCAAAAGACTGGGAGAACCTTTTTATTCAACAAAAGAAAAAGGAACTGGCCTTGGTTTAGCTGTAAGCATGAAAATAATGAAAAGACATCATAGTACCATTACCTTTCATAGTAAGAAAAATAAAGGGACAACAGTTATACTTACTTTTCCAATGAAGTCATAA